One segment of uncultured Desulfovibrio sp. DNA contains the following:
- a CDS encoding TlpA disulfide reductase family protein → MKKLCLAFLFVLLFPVLAQAAPILGDLNRNELTQLVKAHSGKVVMLNFFATWCPPCRQEIPELERIHKTYGSRGVVIIGLSVDDADTRKQLPAFLDKLGVSYPSYTAKRDLINAFGISSIPFNVFYDKSGKVVLAGSGMVGYKDLSEIFDKLLED, encoded by the coding sequence ATGAAAAAACTTTGTCTTGCGTTCCTTTTTGTCCTGTTGTTCCCGGTGCTGGCCCAGGCCGCGCCCATTCTTGGCGACCTGAACCGCAACGAGCTGACCCAGCTTGTCAAGGCCCACTCCGGCAAGGTGGTCATGCTCAACTTCTTTGCCACCTGGTGCCCGCCCTGCCGTCAGGAAATCCCCGAGCTGGAGCGCATCCACAAGACCTATGGCAGCAGGGGAGTGGTGATCATCGGGCTTTCCGTGGACGATGCGGACACACGCAAGCAGCTGCCGGCCTTTCTGGACAAGCTGGGGGTCAGCTATCCGTCCTATACGGCCAAGCGGGACCTTATCAATGCCTTTGGCATCAGCAGCATTCCCTTCAATGTCTTTTATGACAAGAGCGGCAAGGTGGTTCTGGCTGGCTCCGGCATGGTGGGCTACAAGGACCTTTCGGAAATCTTCGACAAACTTCTGGAAGACTAG
- a CDS encoding N-acetyltransferase — translation MAYDWPVRRAHLDDVKEMHALLLDCAQKGLLLPRALSYLFEHVRNFWVIDAPDGGLAACCALAPVWDDLAEICSLVVREDCRRQGLGRRVVEACLSDCDVLRVKRVFSLTYQVEFFSTLGFSTINKGDLPQKIWSSCVHCPKYPDRCDETAVFKLLEGTRP, via the coding sequence ATGGCGTACGACTGGCCTGTGCGTAGGGCACACTTGGATGATGTAAAGGAAATGCACGCCCTGCTGCTGGACTGTGCTCAGAAGGGGCTGCTCCTGCCGCGTGCGCTCAGCTATCTTTTTGAGCATGTCCGCAATTTCTGGGTCATTGATGCCCCGGATGGCGGGCTGGCCGCCTGCTGTGCGCTGGCGCCGGTGTGGGATGACCTGGCCGAGATATGCTCCCTGGTGGTGCGCGAGGACTGCCGGCGTCAGGGCCTGGGCCGCAGGGTTGTGGAAGCCTGCCTTTCCGACTGTGATGTGCTGCGCGTCAAGCGGGTCTTTTCCCTGACCTATCAGGTGGAATTCTTCAGCACGCTGGGCTTTTCCACCATTAACAAGGGGGATCTGCCCCAGAAAATCTGGTCCAGCTGTGTCCATTGCCCCAAATATCCTGATCGCTGCGACGAAACGGCGGTGTTCAAACTGCTTGAAGGAACGCGCCCGTGA